The genomic region GTGCTAACTAAACTCTCCAAATTCGGACTCTCCTCACTGGTAAGCTGCCAAGATCTGGAGACAATATGCCTAATACTCACCGAACAAGTAAACAACACTCCAGCGCAATCAGTAATGACTTTTAACTCTCTGACACTGGAAATCGTCACAACACACCCAAGtaagaatatttaatagataattattcatttattaactaatttttagatGTGTCACAAGATCTTCATGATACAAACGCCAGACTATTCCTGTTTTTGTGGTTAATTAAAGCACTACCCATAAAAGCAAAATACCAACTCGTTTGCTCAATTGTTAGGCACCTCAGGGATCCAAACGCACACACATTCTTCTTCTCATGTCTCATTATCACAATGTTTGACGAGTGTAAAAACGACCTTGACACCAAGCACGTTATACTTAGAGTGCTCCTAGAGTCATTCATAGCGCCAGGCAAGTGTCCCTGGGGAGTATCCCTTGTGGTTCTGGAACTCTTTACTAATCCCAGGTTCCAACAAATACCAAACTACTCTCCTCAAACCAACGCCCTCATAGAGTCCATAACACACACCATAAACAACATTGCTACATAATCTGTCttataaaatgatttacatattagttaaaagtctgtatttttaaatgtattataatattcaagattaaatttgttCCCGAATCTTAAAAAACCATATGGATGATGTAGGAGTACCAACTTCATGGAACCAACTTGAGGAATCCAGCTGGTAAGTCCACgaatttacaaaattctAAAGGTATGAGGTCAAAACTTCCAAaaactataaatattactACAATAAGGAGACTAAAGAGGTGTGTTCAAAACtttaatttagataaaaaacaattaattaacaGACCAAATGGGAGAGACCTTCACTgaaaaatgaagaaaaacAAGACCTTAAAGACGAAAATGACAAAGAGGTCCCTAAAGAGGATATGgataattataaagaaCTGATAAGATCCCTAAACTTTCCTAACAATGTAAATTATGAGCAGGTAAAACCccaaaatataaaagttaTTAGTGTATACCGAAGCTTATATTTGATCAAAGATACAAAAATATTCCTAAATCGCACAGAAAGAGTCTattcaacaaatttatGAGAGAACTTCTCGCTGAGAAGTCGTCAACTTCAGTAACATTGGAGACAAAAGAGGATGAAAAGGACACTGAAACACGTAATGAAAAGAAGAGAAGATTAGAGGAGCCCTCAAAAACAAGGGAATCATCAAAGAAACTTGATAAAGTTGATGAAAAATCACATCGAGATACACACCTAAGGAAACTAGCTGAGgataattttctaaatctTTTACATGAAAAGATTAAAATGCCGTTCAAAGACGGAGAAGTTGAACCTCTCCAAGAAGAAATTCTGAATAATGATCCAAGGTTCACCAACAAATATTTAGAGGAcaagaattatatatacaaa from Theileria annulata chromosome 1, complete sequence, *** SEQUENCING IN PROGRESS *** harbors:
- a CDS encoding uncharacterized protein (Tap821d03.p1c.C.cand.51 - score = 60.96;~SMART WW (SM00456) at aa 13-45, E()=8.47e-07; pfam:FF (PF01846) at aa 64-112, E()=3.60e-05), whose product is MDDVGVPTSWNQLEESSWYEVKTSKNYKYYYNKETKETKWERPSLKNEEKQDLKDENDKEVPKEDMDNYKELIRSLNFPNNVNYEQCIPKLIFDQRYKNIPKSHRKSLFNKFMRELLAEKSSTSVTLETKEDEKDTETRNEKKRRLEEPSKTRESSKKLDKVDEKSHRDTHLRKLAEDNFLNLLHEKIKMPFKDGEVEPLQEEILNNDPRFTNKYLEDKNYIYKKFTREFLKARVELFESKLRLLNSDNINLDLDEVVEKVGIRLFKDLPSYNLNQCLNKWKEDKVCEKGELMESFKMMLKKSLHYNPGTKKDNLESAKLYFRNDESRYQRLESFPHERDKLIMERLE